In uncultured Methanobacterium sp., a genomic segment contains:
- a CDS encoding site-specific integrase codes for MTGTTKSLIEKDSLFKEFCSNRELRESSIKSYINGLSKYSDFTNKSLTELIEEAEDEEEEGIRLRKRKINKYLTSFKTELRESGLNQSTEKHMLMLVKAFYREFDIEIPRSKRRKSNKSRNNETIAELPTMEEIQRFMEHCNSVYKAIVVTGLSSGMGLSELSSLTFKHLFDAISFEQYPETLKELIIRLKANPDTILFWNIKRIKTGNNYFTFSSPESLDRITIYLEELYKKDPDYKPNLEDKLFRSINPNKALAPTAIGATFSYINQSYDYRRVNKRFVVRCHNLRKYFATTLEKNKVPHLTTRWLLGHNTDSLTNAYFKPDPEAIKTDYLKVVNQLTTNNIEIKVINQYEDLNQQIDEIRHNEEKHLEVIESLMEMVNLEFTKLGNVDMTNEEAKGIINEERNKLARNISQIQSKLNGKINSKDKIPNESRY; via the coding sequence ATGACTGGAACAACTAAATCATTAATTGAAAAAGATAGTTTATTCAAAGAGTTTTGTTCTAATCGTGAATTAAGAGAGAGTAGTATAAAGAGTTATATAAATGGTTTAAGTAAATATTCTGATTTTACAAATAAATCATTAACAGAACTAATTGAAGAAGCAGAGGATGAAGAAGAGGAAGGTATTAGGCTTCGTAAACGTAAAATTAATAAGTATTTGACCAGTTTTAAAACCGAACTTAGGGAATCTGGTCTGAATCAAAGTACTGAGAAACACATGTTAATGTTAGTTAAAGCATTTTACAGGGAATTTGATATAGAAATTCCTAGATCTAAAAGAAGGAAATCAAATAAATCAAGGAATAATGAAACAATAGCAGAATTACCCACTATGGAAGAAATTCAACGGTTTATGGAACATTGTAATAGTGTATATAAAGCTATTGTTGTAACCGGTTTATCATCTGGGATGGGTTTATCTGAACTTTCAAGTTTAACCTTTAAACACCTTTTCGATGCAATATCATTTGAACAGTATCCCGAAACGTTAAAGGAACTAATAATAAGACTAAAGGCAAATCCAGATACGATCCTATTTTGGAATATTAAAAGAATTAAAACAGGAAATAATTACTTTACCTTTAGTTCACCAGAATCTTTAGACCGTATAACCATCTATCTAGAAGAGTTATATAAGAAAGATCCTGATTATAAACCTAACCTGGAAGACAAACTTTTCAGATCCATAAACCCCAACAAAGCCCTAGCCCCAACTGCTATAGGAGCAACGTTTAGTTATATAAACCAATCTTATGATTATAGAAGGGTAAACAAACGTTTCGTAGTCAGATGCCACAATTTACGTAAATATTTCGCCACAACATTAGAAAAGAATAAAGTACCACATTTAACTACTCGTTGGCTTTTAGGTCATAATACAGATAGTTTAACAAATGCCTACTTTAAACCAGACCCTGAAGCCATTAAAACTGATTATTTAAAAGTCGTTAATCAATTGACTACTAATAACATTGAAATAAAAGTTATAAATCAATATGAAGACTTAAATCAACAAATTGATGAAATTCGACATAATGAAGAAAAACATCTGGAAGTTATAGAAAGTCTTATGGAAATGGTAAATCTCGAATTTACTAAGTTGGGAAATGTTGACATGACCAATGAAGAAGCAAAAGGCATAATAAATGAGGAACGTAATAAATTAGCTAGGAATATATCTCAAATACAATCTAAACTAAATGGAAAGATTAATTCTAAGGATAAAATTCCTAATGAATCAAGATATTAA
- the rimI gene encoding ribosomal protein S18-alanine N-acetyltransferase, whose translation MIIREFKRPDLKRVLEIELASFDDPYPSNVLVDIYNLGAGFLVAQEDNIVVGYIIFWIRFEDEGHIISLAVDQKYYRKKVGSKLVKTALEIFKKYHVSNIRLEVRKGNHDARKFYQKLGFVEKAHLMKYYEDGEDAVVMGKVLEDVEYTPITKNTSHKKLKD comes from the coding sequence ATGATAATAAGAGAATTCAAACGTCCAGACCTTAAGAGAGTCCTGGAAATTGAATTAGCCTCCTTTGATGATCCATACCCATCCAATGTTTTAGTGGATATTTATAATTTGGGGGCTGGTTTCCTGGTGGCCCAAGAAGATAATATTGTGGTGGGGTATATTATATTTTGGATTAGATTTGAGGATGAAGGTCATATTATTTCTCTTGCCGTGGATCAAAAATATTATAGAAAGAAGGTTGGATCAAAACTGGTAAAAACAGCACTGGAAATCTTCAAAAAGTATCATGTGAGTAACATCCGTCTGGAAGTACGGAAAGGAAATCATGACGCACGTAAATTCTATCAAAAATTAGGTTTCGTGGAAAAAGCCCATTTAATGAAGTATTATGAAGATGGGGAAGATGCAGTAGTCATGGGAAAAGTACTGGAAGACGTTGAATACACACCAATAACTAAAAATACCTCCCATAAAAAGCTTAAAGACTGA
- a CDS encoding tyrosine-type recombinase/integrase, translated as MYCSHVKFTTFFSEEAVEAIERYLEFEREEIKADDALFSRYKSGGDHMITMAIQHSYRELNRFLGWVADEGGFYKATSHMMRKFFNIQLINAGMPWEIREHMMGHKLKDRVREAYFLADPEELKRFT; from the coding sequence TTGTACTGTTCACACGTTAAATTCACTACTTTCTTTAGTGAAGAGGCTGTTGAGGCCATTGAAAGGTACTTGGAATTTGAGAGGGAAGAAATCAAAGCCGATGATGCCTTATTTTCAAGGTATAAATCGGGTGGCGACCATATGATTACTATGGCAATTCAGCACTCCTACCGTGAACTAAACCGGTTCCTTGGTTGGGTAGCAGATGAGGGTGGGTTCTACAAGGCCACTAGCCACATGATGCGGAAGTTCTTCAACATCCAACTAATAAATGCAGGAATGCCCTGGGAAATCAGGGAGCATATGATGGGACACAAGTTAAAAGATAGGGTTCGTGAGGCATACTTCCTAGCAGACCCTGAAGAGTTAAAAAGGTTTACCTAA